The following DNA comes from Helicobacter kayseriensis.
GGAAAAAATTAAGATGATATTGCAAAGATGGACAAACAAAAAAGGAAGTCTAAGAGCAAAATCGTTGTATCCAAATAGGTCAAGAAATAGCCTTGCAAATATATAGGGGTATTGGCTTTGAGAAAGCACTCCTTGAGCCTCTTTGGCACTGATGCTAATCTGATCGATCATCATCCCTAGAAGCAATCCATTCAAAAGAATAAGGAAAGCAAGATAAAGCCTAATTCGCATAATTTTCTCTTTCAATCTTGATGCAACGATTTTGGACAAATTCTAGTCCATTTTTAAGGGCTAGATCTTTGGCTTTTGTGTTTTGAATTCCTAATTGTAACCATACTCCTTGAATGCTAGGAGAGTGCAAATCAATAATTTCTTGAACAAGCATCTCGCATACTTCACTTTTTCGAAAAATTACAACCCATTCAATGGGAAGATGTTTGAGATCTTGGATTGTTTGCAATGCTTGGATTCCTAAAATTTTTTGTGTTTTGGGATAGATGGGAAAAATGTTATAGCCTTGATTTTGAAGATATAGGCCGACTTGATAGCTTGGTTTGTCTGGATTTGGAGAAAGGCCAACAATTGCAATATTTTTTAGCTTTTTAAAATTAATCATTTCGCTTCCTTTTTGCCCGAATATCATTTAAAAAGACTGGAGTGGCAATAAGCAACCCTGAAAGAATAATCAAAAAGATGCCAAAAAGTGTTGGAAAATTAGGAAAGGGATCGCCCAAAATAATTCCCAACAAGAGGCTAAAAATGATTTTTGTATAGTCTAGCGGAGAAACAAGACCAGCAGGAGCCAACATAAAGGCTTTGGTCATGAAGTACTGACCCAATGTACCTGTGATACCCATTGCTATGATATAAACCCACATATTGTTTGGTATCTCATTCCAAGCAAGAAAATCAAAACTAAGAGCGCGATGGAGAATAATCCCCCCTAAACTCATAAGTGTTGCAATAATCCCAAAACTCAAAATAATAACCCTATCATCAAAAAATTGCCTGCATGCTCTTACGCTTACTAGAGCCATTGCTGCAGTGATTCCGCTGAGTAACCCAATGATGATGTTGGGTAGGGGGATTTGAGAATCAGGATTGCAGATCAAAATAATCCCTGCAAATCCGATAAATGTGGCGATAAAGACAATGGGGTGCAGTGATTCTTTGAGAAAAAAATAAGAAAAAAAGACAGCATAAAGCGGGACAGTCTGGGCAAAGGTAGATGCTGTTCCTAAAGAGATGGTAGAAATATTATAAAAGAACAAAAGCATCGATCCTGCGCCAAAAACACTTCGAATCAATAAAGGTCCATATCCTCCTTTTGTATGCGTTTTTTGTATCGGTTTCAATAAAAGCAAAGACAGGATGAAAATGCTCATTAGTATTGATCGAAAAAGCATGCATTGCGTAATGCTAAGATGGAGGCTTAAAATCTTGATGCAAGCATTCATAAGAGAGAAAAAGATGCTTGCCAAAAGCATACAAAGCAAGCCGATGGAGTTTTGAGAGTTCACTTTTTTCCTTTGTTTGGGTATTTGGACTTTGAACACTAGGAGAATTGAGATTTGAAAATTTTATTCAAGATGAATTAAAACTTTTTCAAACAGAATCCTCTCTTGTTTTTGGACACTGAATCTTATTTGAAAAAAAAATAATGCTTAGGGTAAAATTTACAATTTTAGATTCAAATCAAAAGGGTTAGTATGTGCGGAATTGTCGGCTATATCGGAAACCTCGAGAAGAAGAAGTTGATTATTGGGGGATTGAGAGAGCTTGAGTATCGTGGATATGATAGTGCTGGAATTTCTGTATTGAGCCAAGGGCAACTGCATACTTTTAAGGCTGTTGGCAAGCTTGTTAATCTAGAAAAAAAGTGTGAGACTTTTGCATCTAGTGGGTTTGGTGTTGCCATTGGTCATACGCGTTGGGCAACACATGGAAAGCCAACAGAGGCCAATGCCCACCCTCATTTTGCAGATTTTAGCAATGTTGTGCATAATGGGATTATTGAGAATCATCGAGAAATCAAAGAATGTCTTGAAAAAAAAGGACATCATTTTGTATCTCAGACTGACACGGAAGTGATTGTGCATCTTTTTGAGGAAAAGCTCAAAACTTTTACAGATACTTTTGAAGCTTTCAAGCAAACAATCGCAGAATTAAGGGGTGCTTATGCAATTTTGTTGATCACACAAAAAGAACCCGAAAAGATTTTTTATGCCAAGAACGCCTCTCCTTTGATTATTGGCAAGGGTGAGGATGGGATATTTTTTGCTAGCAGTGATGCCCCTTTGATTGGATTGGCAACAGATGTGAGTTATCTTGAAGATCAAAGTGTGGGCTATATGGATTTAAACGGCTTTGAGAGTTTGGATTTGGTTGTAAAGCTTAACCAAGATAAGGGATATGCCCAAAAAGACGGATTTAGATTTTTTATGGAAAAAGAGATTTATGAGCAACACACAGTTTTGCTTGAATCAATGATGGGAAGGACCAATGAGGGGAAGGTGATCTTTGACTTTCGTGATGGGCAGTTTTGTGATGAGATTGAAGAGATTACAATTTGTGCTTGCGGGACAAGCTATCATGCTGGAATGGTTGGCAAATACCTTTTGGAGCGTTATGGGAAGATCAAAACAAATGTTGTGATTGCAAGTGAATTTCGTTATGCCAATCCTATTTTGAAGAAAAATGAGCTTTTTGTGGCAATTTCGCAGAGCGGAGAGACGCTTGACACGCTTGAAGCGGTTAAGTATGTCAAGACATTTGGAAACAAAACTCTAGCAATTTGTAATGTAGATAACAGTTCGATTGTAAGAGAGTGTGATGAGGTGCTTTTGACGCGTGCAGGGATTGAAAAGGGAGTTGCTTCAACCAAGGCATTTGCGACACAGGTGATGGTGTTGTGGCTTTTGAGTGTTTTTTTGGGGCAAAGAAGAGGTGTTTTGGCTCCTAGCGAGGCAGAGACATTGATCAAGGTGATGGTAGAGAGTGCCAAAAAAACAGAAGTTTCTCACAAGCTTCACGACAGAATCAAAAGGCTTTCAAAGAGGTATTTGCATGGACATGGATTTTTCTTTATTGGTCGCGATGTGTTTTATCCCCTTGCCCTAGAATCGGCCCTTAAGCTAAAAGAGATTAGTTATTTGCATGCAGAGGGATATCCCAGCGGAGAGATGAAGCATGGGCCTATTGCTTTGGCAGATTCTGAGCTTTTTACGGTAGCTTTGATGCCTGAACATTTGCTTTATGAAAAGATTAAAAGCAATGTTGAAGAGCTTAGTGCAAGAGATGCGACGATTTGTGCTCTTAGTGCAAAGGAATTTGATGGGGCAGATGATATGCTTTATATTTCACCCTGCTCTCATTATATGGAGGAGTTCTTTTCGATGATGGTTGCCTTGCAGTTGTTTGCCCTTGAGGTAGCTGTACGCGTAGGAAGCGATGTGGATATGCCAAGAAATTTGGCTAAAAGCGTCACGGTTGAATAATGACTTTTCAGGCAAGCAGTCAGACTTTGTTTTTAGAAGGTGTGTGTGATTTCCAAGCGCGCAAACAGATTCCCACTATGGAGGGGGTTGATAAAATTTGGCTAGATTGTTCAAAACTAGAAAAGCTTGATTTTTCATTTGCAATTTATCTAGATGAGGTGCTTAAAAAAAGAGGTCTTTCTTATGAGCTTTTGCATGCACGCCAAGAATATGAAGAGATTTTTAAGCTCATTGTGCATCGTGAAGGCTTTATTGCCAAACAACAAAAGCAAACCGTTTTATATTCGCTTGGATGTTGGGTGTATGGCTTGTGGGAAGGATTGATTGATTTTTGTCATTTTTTTGGACTTTTTGTTTTTAATCTTTTTCGCACGCTGCTCCAACCTACTCTTTTGCGCTTTTCTTCATTGCTTTTTCATATCAATAATTCTGGCTTCAAAGCTCTTCCTGTAGGGCTTTCAACTTGTGCAATTGTGAGTGCGGCGATTAGTTTGCAGGGGGTGATTCAGCTTCAAAAAATGGGTGTTCCTCTTGCAAGTGTTGAGACAATGGCAAAGCTTGCTTTAAGGGAGATGGGTCCTTTTATCTTGGCGCTTGTGATCGCAGGAAGAAGTGCCTCTTCTTTTGCTGCTCAAATTGGGGTTATGCGTATCACAGAAGAGCTTGATGCAATGAAAATTATGGGATTTGATTGGTATCGTTTTGTTGTGATTCCAAGGTTTTTGGCTCTTGTGATTGCAATGCCCTTGCTTGTGTTTTTGGCTGATATTGCCTCATTGTTTGCAAGTGCTCTGGTGATTAAGATACAAACAGGCATTGCTTTTTCTCAGTATATTGAACGATTTTATGAATATGTAGATCTTTCTCATTTATGGGTGGGAGTGATTAAATCTCCATTTTTTGGAGGAGTGATTGCTCTTGTTGGTTGTTATAGGGGATTTCAGATTATTGGAGATACGCAATCTGTGGGGAAATATACAACTATTAGTGTTGTGAATGCTCTATTTTGGATTATCGTTGTGAATGCGATTTTTTCAATTATTTTTACAAGGTTGAATGTGTGAATACAATCATCAAGGTCAGTCATCTCATCACACAATTTGGCCAACGCATCATCCATGATGATATTAGTTTTGAAGTGGGCCGTGGAGAGATTTTTGGAATCTTGGGCGGAAGTGGAAGTGGAAAAAGCACATTGTTACGCACACTTTTATTTCTCAATCCTATTAAGGGGGGAGAAGTTTTTATCTTTGATGAAAATGTTGCCCTTTTGTCAATCCCCAAGCAAGAACGTCTATTGAGGCGATGTGGCGTATTGTTTCAATTTGGTGCTTTATTTAGCTCAATGAGTGTTTTGGAAAATGTGGGGATTTTATTGAGTGAGTATTCTGATTATCCCAAAAAGATTATTGATGAAAATTCAAAAATGTGGCTTTCGTTGGTGGGATTGCCTCCTCATGTTTGTTCGCTCTATCCTTATGAGTTGAGTGGAGGGATGAAAAAACGCGTAGCTTTAGCTAGAGCCCTATCTTTAAGTCCAGAGATTTTATTTTTGGATGAGCCAACAAGTGGACTTGATCCAGCAAGTAGCGAAAAATTTGATGAACTTATTTTAAAATTAAGAGAATTGCTTGGAATTACCATTGTAATGGTGACGCACGATTTGGATTCTGTCAGGGATTGTATGGATCGTTTTATTGTATTGGAGCAGCAAAAAATTGTATTTGATGGCACTCTTGCCTCGATGAGTGAGATAAATAGTGCTGGTGAATTGTTTGAGTGCAAGAGAGGAAGAAGAATATGGAAAAAAATGTAAATTTCACCTATATTGGTGGATTGTTTTTGTTTGTTGTGATTGCAATGGTTGGTTTTATTCTTTGGATGAGTGGTGAAAACTTGGATAAGACGAAGTATCAGTCTTATGTGGCTTATTCAAGTGAGGGATTATCCGGAGTAAGTGAAGGGACGGGTATTCGCTATAAAGGGATTTTGGTTGGAAAAGTGCAATCAATCGGATTTAAAAAGGGGGATATGAATCTGATTGAGATTAAAATGCTAATTGATTCTGCTTTGAAGTTATACCAAAATGCTTGTGTGAGCGTTGAAAGTCAAGGTTTGGCTGGAGGAAATTTTTTGCACCTTGAGCAGGGATCTGGAGAGATTTTGCAAGATGGAGCAGAGCTATGCTATCAAAAAGGCTTTATGGGGAAATTGCTTGAAAATATAGATAAAAGTGGAGGCGATGCAAGAGAGATTATTGCTGAAATCAAATCAATGTTTGCAGATGAGAATGGTAAAAATATCCAAGAAATCATTCTCTCACTTAAGGTGCTTTTGCACAACCTGGAAGAAACAAGAAAAAATATCAATACTTTAAGCATTACAGCAAATGAAGCGATATCCAATATCAATGCAAGTCTTCAGCGTGGAGATTATAATGTCCGCTCAATTATTGCTCCAACAATGCTAGGGGTGGAAAATAGTCTAAGTGAGATGAACCGATTCTTTTCAAAAGCCAATCTTTTGTTGGATCGATTGGAAAAAAGCCCCTATGAGGCAATTTTTGGACAAAGACAACAAGGAGCAAAAAAATGAAAAAGCACTATTTGATTTTTCTTCTTGGAATGATGTTGAGCGGATGTTTTAGTCTAAAAACACCATTGCCCGAAGTGAGCTACTTTGATTTGGATTTGAACCTAAACAAAAGTCAAAAGTGTCAAGCATCGCCATATTATGTAGGGATTGCAGAGATTCGATCACTCAATATTTATGAGGATCAAAGCTTGATGATGAAAAAAAGCAGTGGTGAAGTGGTCAAAGTTCCCAAAATGGCCTGGATTGATACTCCTAAGAATCTTTTTAAGAAAGCAATCATTGAGCAGTTTAATGCACAATGCATCAAGGTTTCCCTTCCTCCATTTGGTGGAATCAAAAATGATTACTTGCTTAAATTGGAAATCTTGAATTTTGAGATTTCTCAAGAAGCAAATGAGGATTTTGTGCATTTGGGGTTATTTTATGAGTTTTTGGACCTCAAGGAATTTAGAGTTTTGGAAAGTGGATTTATTGAAGAGAAAGAGCCCTCAGAGCATTATGTTGCATCTTTTAAAAAAGCTATACAATCTATTAGTCTAAGACTTGCGCAAAGAATTAAAGTGTTGCAAGAAACGCAAGAGAGATAAAAGAAGAGGGACTTTATTTAATCCCCGCTTCAATGAGGGTGTGCAAGTGCAAGATTCCTATAATTGAGTATTGCTCATCAACAATAGCAAGAACTTGGATCTTACATGCTTCCATAATTTTTAGCGCCTCATAGGCGAGAAGATTTGGATTTTGGCATACCTTGGGTGTTTTGGATGCAAAATGCAAGGCAGGAGTATGAAGATCAAAATCTTCCTGCATCATTGCTCTTCTAAGATCTCCATCGCTCAAAACAGCAATCAAAGTGTGATCTTGAACGATTAGAGCACTACCCAATCGTGCCTCGCTCATTACAACAATTGCTTCTTTGAGTGGGGTTTGAGGAGAGATGATAGGAAGGTTGTTTGTTTGCATTAGATCTTTAACCTTGACAAATAAGCGTTTCCCCAAACTTCCTCCAGGGTGAAATGTTGCAAAATCTTGATGTGTAAAATTGCGCTTTTTCATAAGGCATACAGCTAGAGCATCCCCCAGTGCAAGAGTGAGTGTTGTAGAAGTGGTGGGTGCAACATTGAGCGGGCAGGCCTCCCTTTCTATAGCAATGCTTAGAAAAAAATCTCCGAGCTTGGAAATTGAGCTTGTAGGATTTTTTGTCATGGTGATGATTTTGCATCCTTTGGCTTTGATGTGAGGGAGGACGACTTTGAGCTCATCGCTTTCTCCGCTGTAGCTAATTGCCAAAACAGAATCTTTAGATTCAATCATTCCCAAATCCCCATGCAAAGCTTCAGTAGGGTGAACAAAGAAGCTTGGTGTGCCGGTGCTTGCAAGTGTTGCTGCGATTTTTGCTCCAATGAGACCACTTTTCCCTACGCCCATAATGACTAATTTTCCTTGGGTATGAAGAATGCAATCTATGATGCATTGGAGTTGATATTCATCCAAAGAAGCATCAAGCAAAGCTTGCGCTTCTTGTTTTAAAACCTCTTTTACAGTCTCTAACATTGCACTTAATCCACAAAAAAGTTAATTGCCATAAGAGGATATTTTTTATATTTTTTGAATAAAAATTTCTTAAGAATATTTCTTGCTTCTGTTTCAAGATTTTTGGGCGTGATGTCTTTTTTGAACGCCTTTATCATCAAAAGAAGAGTTTCTTGGATTTCCTTTGCAAGATGTTTCTCCTCTTTTGCGCTAATTAGACCAAAACTAGTGACTCGAACCTCATCGCAGAAATCAAGTTTTTTCTTATCGATTCTGGCACTAATTGAAAGAGTGCCATCATTGGATAGATTTTGACGATCCACAACAATGTTGTAATCAATGACTCTATCGGCTTGATTGTCAATAAAGGTTTTTCCTGTTTTGACAGAACGCACTTTTCGCATATAGTTTGGATTGACCTCAACTTGGTCCCCATCTTCCATAAGATAGATATTGCGCTCTGGCACGCCACATTTGATTGCTGTGTCTTTGTGCTTAGCAATGTGATTGTATTCTCCATGCACAGGAAGGAAGAATTTGGGTTTAATAAGCCTAAGCATTAGTTTTTGCTCTTCTTGTGCGGCATGCCCGCTTACATGAATCTCGCTAAAATCTTGGTAGGCAACTCTTGCCCCACTTTTTTGCAGGTGATTGATAACAGCAGATACTGATCCCTCATTTCCTGGAATTGCTTTGGCAGAAATAATAATGAGATCTGTGGGTTTGATTTTGATATGGCGATGCTCATCTGTTGCCATTCGATAGAGTGCACTCATAGTTTCACCCTGAGAACCTGTAGTGACAATAAGGACTTCTTCATCTGGATATTTTTCTACCTCATGAGCTTCGATAAAGATTCCTTGGGGAAGATTGATATAGCCCAATTCTCTTGCAATTTCGAGATTTTTCTCCATTGATCTTCCGATAACAGCCACTTTTCTTTTGTATTTGATTCCAAAATTGATCGCTTGATAAACTCGATGAATGTTGGAACTAAAGGTGCTCATAATGACGCGACCTTCTGCGCTTTTAAAAAGTTGATCAAAGGTTGGTCCAACGATTGCTTCACTGGGGGTAACACCACTTTTGTGAGAATTTGTGCTATCGCTTAGCAAAACCATAACTCCTTCTTCGCCATAATGAGCTAAGCGATGCAAATCTGTTGGGAGTCCATCAATTGGAGTGTGGTCTATTTTGAAGTCTCCAGTATGAAGAATGACACCTGCTTCTGTTCGAATAGCAAGGGCTGAGGCATCAATGACTGAGTGGGTGATATGAATCCATTCAATCTCAAAATCTCCAATTTTGATAGGCTTGCGTTTTTCGACGCTTCTAAAGAGGGAGCGGTATTTCTTGAGGCCATGCTCATCAAATTTGGCGCTAATCATACCAAGAGGGAGAGGTGTCCCATATAGAGGAAATTGCATTTGCTTATAAAGATAGGGCACCGCTCCAATATGGTCTTCGTGGGCATGTGTGATGATGACGGCTTGGATTTTATCTTTGATTGCTTGAAGATAGCTGAAATCGGGGACAAGAATATCGACACCAGGCATTGTTTCATCAGGAAAGCTCATCCCTACATCAATCACAATTGCTGACTTTTCTGTTTCAATAACAGTCATATTTCCCCCAATTTCTCCAAGCCCTCCAAGAGGAGTAATTCTTACTTTGGCTTTGGAGTTGAGATTGAGTTTATAGTGAGGGTTGAGACTATTTTTTTGTATCTTTGTGTTGGAATCCACGCTTTTTCGGAGTTCTCTGTGGAGGTGAAGATTCCCTTTTTCATTGACGTTTGCAATTTCACTTACACCATTTGTAGAAACATTTTCTTGTTTTTTAGATGAGTGCGTATTGGGATTTTTTCCAGACCATCTTCTTGGTTTTTTGGAAGAATTTGCATTGGATGGATGGCCTTGAGTTGAGGAATTTTGATTTCTTCTCTCTTGTCCTTTTTCATTTGGTGTTGTTTTTCCTTGATGTTTATTGTTTTGATTTCGCGAAAAATGTCGCTTTTTTTCAAGATTTTCTGTTTTTTCCATTATTTCAACCTCTTATAAAAAATTCAAAAGTTGGTGATAAAGCGAAGTTGAGACTTCGTGAGGTCTTATATTTTCCTCAAGATTTAAAGCAAGAAATGCCTTATAGATGTTTTGCTTTGGATAGACTTGTAGGAGATTCTTTGCTAGTTTTTTGCGAGGAGAAGAAAAAGAAATTTTAAGAAGATTTTCCAATCTTTCTAATTCCTCCAGTGTTGGATGATGTTTGGCTTTTGTAACCTTAAAAACAGCCGAAGTTACCTTTGGAGCAGGTTCAAAGGCAAAAGGCGGAACTTCAAATAAAAGCTCAATATTTCCAACACTTTGAGCAATAACACTCAAAGCACAGAATTCCTTTTCCATAACATTGGCACAAAATTTCTGCGCTACTTCTTTTTGTGTCATTACGACAAAACCTTCACATACGCAATCTCTCAATAATCGCAGAACAATATGCGTTGCAATATAATAAGGAAGATTTGAAACCAAAAAATATGAAGTTGGATGTAGCCAAGCTATTTGACTTTTAAGCTCCATTACATCGCAACAAATGAGTTTTAGTTGCTGATCTTCTATCGTTTTTTGGTGTCTATCGCTAAGCAAAGAACATAAGTCCCTATCAACTTCATAAGCTATCAAATTGTGGACTTTGAGTAGCCTATCTGTCAGATCACCCAAGCCAATCCCGATTTCAATCAATTGTGATTGTGTGAGGGGAATCGCTTCGATGATTTGGTTGAGATATCCTTGATCTTTGAGGAAATTCTGACCAAATTTCTTTTTTGCTTTATAATTCACGCCTTATATAATCCTTTTATCTTGGATTGTATCGTTTTTTTGTAAGGATTTGGAGAAAAGTATGTTTGTATGTGCTGGGAATGGTGAAGAGTTTGAGTTTGCTCAAAAGATTGGTGTTGGATTGATTCAAAGCTCAATTTATCTTACTCGGCTTTGTTTGGAGAAAAAGCCTGATTGTTTGATTTTTGTAGGAAGTGCTGGGAGTTATGATTTGGGACTCCCATTGCTTGAGCTTTGGATTGGCGATCATGCTACTCAGATTGAATCTAGTGCTTTGCTTGGAGGGGGTTATACTCCAATTAAAAATCGTATTTGCACCTTAAAAGATGTTTCACATGAAACAATTCAGAGAATCAAATCTCTTGGATTGCAAGAGGCTGTAGTCAATTCAAGTAACTATATCACGACAGATATTCAACATGCTTATAGAATGAAAGAGAGGGGAATCTTGCTAGAGAATATGGAGTTTTTTTCTGTGCTAAGCGTGGCAAATGCTTTTGAGATCCCTGCTATTGGGGTGTTTTGTGTGAGTAATTATTGTGGCGAGAATGCTCATCAGGAGTTTGTGGGGAATAGGAGAGATGTGATGGGGAGATTGAGAGGGGTGATTGCAAATATTGGTTTTTAGAGGAGTTGTTTTGGTCGATTTCTCTGGCATATTCTTTTGGATTTTCTCTAAAATTTGTTTTTAAAGGTTTGTTTCCCTAAGAATTTCTCAAAGAATTTTTCCTGAGAGTTTTTTCTAAAAAGTTTCTCCCAAAGCATTGTTCCCCAAAGAAAAAGGTTTATTCCCTCCCCGCTCCCCTTATTTGCAAAAAGAAAGTGTCACTCCTTTCTTTTTGCAAATAAGGGGAGAGCCTCGCCAATCTTGGGCTTATTCATTTTAGTGGGACAAGGCACTCCTGCCTTGTCTATTCCCCAAAAATTTCATTAGCCCAAGGCGAGATTATTTTGAGTTCTTGTCGAAACTAAAAAATAGATTTTCTAGCATTCTCATTTTTGTAAATTTTGCTGTGATTGGATAGGCATTTGAAACG
Coding sequences within:
- a CDS encoding CoA-binding protein — protein: MINFKKLKNIAIVGLSPNPDKPSYQVGLYLQNQGYNIFPIYPKTQKILGIQALQTIQDLKHLPIEWVVIFRKSEVCEMLVQEIIDLHSPSIQGVWLQLGIQNTKAKDLALKNGLEFVQNRCIKIERENYAN
- a CDS encoding DMT family transporter, with amino-acid sequence MNSQNSIGLLCMLLASIFFSLMNACIKILSLHLSITQCMLFRSILMSIFILSLLLLKPIQKTHTKGGYGPLLIRSVFGAGSMLLFFYNISTISLGTASTFAQTVPLYAVFFSYFFLKESLHPIVFIATFIGFAGIILICNPDSQIPLPNIIIGLLSGITAAMALVSVRACRQFFDDRVIILSFGIIATLMSLGGIILHRALSFDFLAWNEIPNNMWVYIIAMGITGTLGQYFMTKAFMLAPAGLVSPLDYTKIIFSLLLGIILGDPFPNFPTLFGIFLIILSGLLIATPVFLNDIRAKRKRND
- the glmS gene encoding glutamine--fructose-6-phosphate transaminase (isomerizing), with the translated sequence MCGIVGYIGNLEKKKLIIGGLRELEYRGYDSAGISVLSQGQLHTFKAVGKLVNLEKKCETFASSGFGVAIGHTRWATHGKPTEANAHPHFADFSNVVHNGIIENHREIKECLEKKGHHFVSQTDTEVIVHLFEEKLKTFTDTFEAFKQTIAELRGAYAILLITQKEPEKIFYAKNASPLIIGKGEDGIFFASSDAPLIGLATDVSYLEDQSVGYMDLNGFESLDLVVKLNQDKGYAQKDGFRFFMEKEIYEQHTVLLESMMGRTNEGKVIFDFRDGQFCDEIEEITICACGTSYHAGMVGKYLLERYGKIKTNVVIASEFRYANPILKKNELFVAISQSGETLDTLEAVKYVKTFGNKTLAICNVDNSSIVRECDEVLLTRAGIEKGVASTKAFATQVMVLWLLSVFLGQRRGVLAPSEAETLIKVMVESAKKTEVSHKLHDRIKRLSKRYLHGHGFFFIGRDVFYPLALESALKLKEISYLHAEGYPSGEMKHGPIALADSELFTVALMPEHLLYEKIKSNVEELSARDATICALSAKEFDGADDMLYISPCSHYMEEFFSMMVALQLFALEVAVRVGSDVDMPRNLAKSVTVE
- a CDS encoding MlaE family ABC transporter permease; translated protein: MTFQASSQTLFLEGVCDFQARKQIPTMEGVDKIWLDCSKLEKLDFSFAIYLDEVLKKRGLSYELLHARQEYEEIFKLIVHREGFIAKQQKQTVLYSLGCWVYGLWEGLIDFCHFFGLFVFNLFRTLLQPTLLRFSSLLFHINNSGFKALPVGLSTCAIVSAAISLQGVIQLQKMGVPLASVETMAKLALREMGPFILALVIAGRSASSFAAQIGVMRITEELDAMKIMGFDWYRFVVIPRFLALVIAMPLLVFLADIASLFASALVIKIQTGIAFSQYIERFYEYVDLSHLWVGVIKSPFFGGVIALVGCYRGFQIIGDTQSVGKYTTISVVNALFWIIVVNAIFSIIFTRLNV
- a CDS encoding ABC transporter ATP-binding protein; translation: MNTIIKVSHLITQFGQRIIHDDISFEVGRGEIFGILGGSGSGKSTLLRTLLFLNPIKGGEVFIFDENVALLSIPKQERLLRRCGVLFQFGALFSSMSVLENVGILLSEYSDYPKKIIDENSKMWLSLVGLPPHVCSLYPYELSGGMKKRVALARALSLSPEILFLDEPTSGLDPASSEKFDELILKLRELLGITIVMVTHDLDSVRDCMDRFIVLEQQKIVFDGTLASMSEINSAGELFECKRGRRIWKKM
- a CDS encoding MlaD family protein; amino-acid sequence: MEKNVNFTYIGGLFLFVVIAMVGFILWMSGENLDKTKYQSYVAYSSEGLSGVSEGTGIRYKGILVGKVQSIGFKKGDMNLIEIKMLIDSALKLYQNACVSVESQGLAGGNFLHLEQGSGEILQDGAELCYQKGFMGKLLENIDKSGGDAREIIAEIKSMFADENGKNIQEIILSLKVLLHNLEETRKNINTLSITANEAISNINASLQRGDYNVRSIIAPTMLGVENSLSEMNRFFSKANLLLDRLEKSPYEAIFGQRQQGAKK
- a CDS encoding ABC-type transport auxiliary lipoprotein family protein, whose translation is MKKHYLIFLLGMMLSGCFSLKTPLPEVSYFDLDLNLNKSQKCQASPYYVGIAEIRSLNIYEDQSLMMKKSSGEVVKVPKMAWIDTPKNLFKKAIIEQFNAQCIKVSLPPFGGIKNDYLLKLEILNFEISQEANEDFVHLGLFYEFLDLKEFRVLESGFIEEKEPSEHYVASFKKAIQSISLRLAQRIKVLQETQER
- a CDS encoding KpsF/GutQ family sugar-phosphate isomerase, whose product is MLETVKEVLKQEAQALLDASLDEYQLQCIIDCILHTQGKLVIMGVGKSGLIGAKIAATLASTGTPSFFVHPTEALHGDLGMIESKDSVLAISYSGESDELKVVLPHIKAKGCKIITMTKNPTSSISKLGDFFLSIAIEREACPLNVAPTTSTTLTLALGDALAVCLMKKRNFTHQDFATFHPGGSLGKRLFVKVKDLMQTNNLPIISPQTPLKEAIVVMSEARLGSALIVQDHTLIAVLSDGDLRRAMMQEDFDLHTPALHFASKTPKVCQNPNLLAYEALKIMEACKIQVLAIVDEQYSIIGILHLHTLIEAGIK
- a CDS encoding ribonuclease J is translated as MEKTENLEKKRHFSRNQNNKHQGKTTPNEKGQERRNQNSSTQGHPSNANSSKKPRRWSGKNPNTHSSKKQENVSTNGVSEIANVNEKGNLHLHRELRKSVDSNTKIQKNSLNPHYKLNLNSKAKVRITPLGGLGEIGGNMTVIETEKSAIVIDVGMSFPDETMPGVDILVPDFSYLQAIKDKIQAVIITHAHEDHIGAVPYLYKQMQFPLYGTPLPLGMISAKFDEHGLKKYRSLFRSVEKRKPIKIGDFEIEWIHITHSVIDASALAIRTEAGVILHTGDFKIDHTPIDGLPTDLHRLAHYGEEGVMVLLSDSTNSHKSGVTPSEAIVGPTFDQLFKSAEGRVIMSTFSSNIHRVYQAINFGIKYKRKVAVIGRSMEKNLEIARELGYINLPQGIFIEAHEVEKYPDEEVLIVTTGSQGETMSALYRMATDEHRHIKIKPTDLIIISAKAIPGNEGSVSAVINHLQKSGARVAYQDFSEIHVSGHAAQEEQKLMLRLIKPKFFLPVHGEYNHIAKHKDTAIKCGVPERNIYLMEDGDQVEVNPNYMRKVRSVKTGKTFIDNQADRVIDYNIVVDRQNLSNDGTLSISARIDKKKLDFCDEVRVTSFGLISAKEEKHLAKEIQETLLLMIKAFKKDITPKNLETEARNILKKFLFKKYKKYPLMAINFFVD
- the rsmA gene encoding 16S rRNA (adenine(1518)-N(6)/adenine(1519)-N(6))-dimethyltransferase RsmA, with amino-acid sequence MNYKAKKKFGQNFLKDQGYLNQIIEAIPLTQSQLIEIGIGLGDLTDRLLKVHNLIAYEVDRDLCSLLSDRHQKTIEDQQLKLICCDVMELKSQIAWLHPTSYFLVSNLPYYIATHIVLRLLRDCVCEGFVVMTQKEVAQKFCANVMEKEFCALSVIAQSVGNIELLFEVPPFAFEPAPKVTSAVFKVTKAKHHPTLEELERLENLLKISFSSPRKKLAKNLLQVYPKQNIYKAFLALNLEENIRPHEVSTSLYHQLLNFL
- a CDS encoding purine-nucleoside phosphorylase, giving the protein MFVCAGNGEEFEFAQKIGVGLIQSSIYLTRLCLEKKPDCLIFVGSAGSYDLGLPLLELWIGDHATQIESSALLGGGYTPIKNRICTLKDVSHETIQRIKSLGLQEAVVNSSNYITTDIQHAYRMKERGILLENMEFFSVLSVANAFEIPAIGVFCVSNYCGENAHQEFVGNRRDVMGRLRGVIANIGF